The window CATCACCCAAATAGGGCTATTAGTGCGAAGCGCGATCGCGATCGCATCACTTGGACGGGCATCGATCTCTTTTTTGACCTCACCCTGGCGAACTGTCAGCACTGCATAAAAGGTACCATCTTGAATTGCATTAATCACAATCCGCTCTAAAGTCATGCCCCACGCTTCCAAAATATTAGTGATTAAATCATGCGTTAGAGGACGTGGAGGCTTTTGATTTTCCAATGCACCAATAATTGCTTTTGCCTGATCTTGGTTGATGTAAATTGGTAAAGCACGGCGCTCTTGACCATCTTTCAAAAGCACGATGGGGCTGCGGTTTACGGCATCTATTGCAATGCCAGCGACTCTCATTTCAATCATTGGCGTAGCCTCTAGAATCCTTGGTCATAGCAGTCAGAAGGAAACACATAAATGTCTATCTATATACTTCTATTTTTGGCTGCCACAGCACTAATTGCCCTACTTATAGAGAAATTAGGTAGCAATACTCTGCTAAGTCATACCAACATGGATAAGTTAAAAATGTACTTATCCCAAGTATGCCCTGATATTGATGTAGATAGATTAAACTAACTTTGACAATATATAAGTGAGGTAAAGTGACAGAAAAGCAGTGAGTGAGTAAACACAAGATAATTTCTAACTGCTACCCATTCCTAACCCTTAAGTTATGTTCATTTTCGCTCACGTTCTAAGCAGCTTGTCAAAATTTATACTTGCTTCATCCATATTCGTTACAATTAACATTTTTTTATAAAAACTATGTTTACAGGGTTAATTCAAGCTTTAGGAACAATGCGACCATTGGGAGGCGATCGCTTTTCAATTACTTGTCGCAACAGTAGTGACGCTATTCTACAGGATCTTGCTGCGGGTGATAGTGTTGCTGTAGATGGCGTGTGTTTGACTGTTACAGACGTATTACCGCAAGGTTTCGTCGCAACTGCGTCTCCAGAAACACTGCGACGCACAACTATTGGTCAACAATTTGATCGCCTTGTCAATCTCGAAACAGCATTACGTGTTGGGAGCAAATTAGGCGGACATTTTGTCATGGGTCATGTTGATGGTGTAGGGTGTTTGCAAACTGTTGAGCAAACTGCGACTTCGTGGGAAATGGCATTTACTGCACCGGATGCGATCGCCCGTTATATTGTACCTAAAGGGAGTATTGCTGTTAACGGTGTTAGCTTAACAATTGCGGACTGGAATCCAGCAATCAATTTATTTAAGGTGGCGGTAATTCCACTGTCTTATGCTGAAACTAACTTGCAATATCTCCACATTGGGGATTGGGTAAATTTAGAAGCAGATATTTTAGGCAAATACGTGGAGAAGTTAATTCAATCTGGGACTCATCGTGGTGTAGATGCTGCGCTTGATGCTGTAACACCTGCCTTTCTAGCAGAAAATGGTTATTTGTAGATTGGGTAATGGGTAATGGGTAATAGGTAATAGATCATTCTTGCCAATGACCAATGACCAGTTACCAATTACCAACTTAGTTTCTGTCTGCGGCACACTAGAGAAAATAAACATCATAATTTAACTTATGCAGACACTGGAAAAAACCCATCCCAAACTACAAGAACTAAAAACCCGTTTAAGTGAAATCAATGACCTTGAATCAGCTGCATCACTGCTTTACTGGGATCAAGCAACATATATGCCACCTGGAGGTGCAGCTGCGCGGGGGCGTCAACTTGCAACACTAAGACAGATTGCCCATACAAAATTTATTGACCCTACAATTGGGCAACTTCTGGAAGATTTAAGCTCGTATGAATCAAGTTTACCAGAGGATTCAGATGAAGCAAGCTTAATTCGTGTAACTCGCCGCGATTACGAACGCGCCATCAAAATTCCTGCTGACTTTACCGCAAGATTTTCTCAACATTCTACGGAAACTTATGAAGTGTGGGCAAAAGCGCGGAGTGCAAATGATTTTGCTACTATTCATCCCTATCTAGAAAAAACGCTAGAACTCAGTCGGGAACTGGCTAATTTCTTTCCTGGCTACGAACATATTGCCGATCCTCTCATTGAGGAAGCCGATTATGGTATGAAAGCAACGAGTGTTAGGCATCTTTTTGCCCAACTACGCCAGCAACTTGTCCCAATTGTGGAAGCTATTTCCGCGCAATCTGCTACTGATGCTTCGTGTTTGCATCAGCATTTTCCTGAAGCTGAACAGATCGCATTTAGCTTGAAGGTGATTGAAAAACTCGGTTACGACTTTCAACGTGGGCGACAAGATAAAACGTTGCATCCGTTCATGACGAAGTTCTCCACTGGAGATGTGCGAATTACGACGCGGATTCGTGAAAATGACTTGAATGAAGGACTATTTAGTACAATTCATGAAACGGGTCATGCCTTATACGAGCAAGGGGTGAATCGTGATTTTGAAGCCACTCCTTTAGCGGGTGGAACTTCTTCGGGAGTGCATGAAAGTCAATCGCGGTTATGGGAAAACATGGTGGGGCGTAGCCGTCATTTTTGGCGGTTTTTCTATCCACAACTACAATCGCAGTTTCCTACTCAAATGCGTGATGTTCCCTTAGAGACATTTTATCGGGCGATTAATAAGGTAGAGCGATCGCTCATTCGCACTGATGCGGATGAAGTTACATATAATCTTCATGTGATGATTCGCTTTGACCTAGAGTTACAACTCCTCGAAGGAACTTTAACAGTACGCGATTTACCTGAGGCTTGGAATGAGCGCTATCGTAGTGACTTAGGTATTGTGCCTCCTAATGATAGCAATGGCGTTTTACAAGATGTCCATTGGTACGGTGGCATGATTGGAGGAATGTTTCAAGGTTACACGCTGGGTAACTTGATGAGTGCACAATTTTTCCAAGCCGCTTTACAAAATCATCCTCAAATTTCTACCGAAATTGAGCAAGGTAATTTTGATACATTGCATAATTGGTTGAAAGCAAATATTTATCTACATGGACGTAAGTATACTGCAGCAGAAATTGTAGAACGTGCAACAGGAAAAGTGTTAAGTATTGAACCGTTTATTCTTTATATACGCCGTAAATTCGGTGAATTGTACTCTTTGTAACAAGTCTTGCCGTACCAGTCACATTACAGTGGAATGTAGGCGAAATCTGATTAAGTTATTTCGCCTATTTTCTGAATTAATACTAAAAAATAATGTTATACAAAGTAGCTTATGTTACTCAGTACCGCGAATAGTATCAGTTGCAAAAGTAAAAATTGAGAGAAACATTTGTACTACTAAAAAGTCTCATTGATTGTGGGTTGTAGAGGGGCAGGCGATCGCATTACTTTCCAAGTTTGGATAAGAAACAAGCTGAAAATTTTTTCATTTAGTTGCTATAAAGGTAATGTTTCAATGTAGGGAATGCTCATGTCGGAGTTAATCCAAGCTGTTATCAATAGTGAAGAGAAAAGCGATCTACGCTCGTTTATTAGTGAAATTCGCCATCAGGAAAAGCGTTATTTATTACGTAACGATATTCTGAGTGCCTATGCAGAATATTGCGAGAAGCATCAAAAATCAGGAGACTTTATTCAGTCTTCCAACTTGAGCAAATTAATCTACTATACTCAAGAAATTCTACAAGAAGATGGTAATCTGTGCTTGATCATTCGCCCAAAAATTGCAAGTCAAGAAGTTTATCGGTTAACTGACGATCTTAACGCTGAGGAACTAACAGTACAAGAACTGTTGGATGTACGCGATCGCTTTGTAAATCGTTACCATCCTAATGAAGGCGATATTTTAGAACTGGATTTTCAGCCGTTTTACGATTACTCCCCTGCAATTCGCGACCCCAAAAATATTGGTAAAGGCGTACAATATCTTAACCGTTATTTATCAAGTAAACTTTTCCAAGATCCACGACAATGGCTAGAGAGTTTGTTTGACTTTCTGCGCTTGCATCAGTATGAAGGTAGTCAACTACTGATCAACGGGCAAATTCAATCACAGCAACAACTTTCAGATCAGATCAAAAAAGCATTGACCTATGTTGGTAAACTAGATAGCGAAGAACCCTACGAGAAATTTCGCTATGCATTGCAACCAATGGGCTTTGAACCTGGTTGGGGGAATACTGCAGGTCGAGTTGCAGAAACTTTAGAAATCCTCGATGAATTGATTGACTCTCCAGACCACCAAACACTGGAAGCTTTCATTTCTCGTATTCCTATGGTGTTTAAGATCGTGTTGGTGTCCGCCCACGGTTGGTTTGGTCAAGAGGGAGTTTTAGGAAGACCTGACACTGGTGGTCAAGTTGTTTATGTCCTTGACCAAGCAAGAAGTTTAGAAAAACAGTTACAAGAAGATACGACACTTGCTGGATTAGATGTTCTCAACGTCCAGCCAAAAGTGATTATCCTCAGCCGATTGATTCCAAATAGCGATGGAACTTTGTGTAACCAGCGTCTAGAAAAAGTCTATGGCACAGAGAATGCTTGGATTTTGCGCGTACCGTTACGCGAATTCAATCCTAAAATGACACAAAACTGGATTTCGCGCTTTGAGTTTTGGCCTTATTTAGAAACCTTCGCGATTGATTCTGAAAAAGAACTGCGATCCGAGTTACG of the Gloeocapsopsis sp. IPPAS B-1203 genome contains:
- a CDS encoding bifunctional nuclease family protein, translating into MIEMRVAGIAIDAVNRSPIVLLKDGQERRALPIYINQDQAKAIIGALENQKPPRPLTHDLITNILEAWGMTLERIVINAIQDGTFYAVLTVRQGEVKKEIDARPSDAIAIALRTNSPIWVMEEVVADASIPVDRDADEAEQEAFREFLANLRPEDLIKGGGFMGES
- a CDS encoding carboxypeptidase M32: MQTLEKTHPKLQELKTRLSEINDLESAASLLYWDQATYMPPGGAAARGRQLATLRQIAHTKFIDPTIGQLLEDLSSYESSLPEDSDEASLIRVTRRDYERAIKIPADFTARFSQHSTETYEVWAKARSANDFATIHPYLEKTLELSRELANFFPGYEHIADPLIEEADYGMKATSVRHLFAQLRQQLVPIVEAISAQSATDASCLHQHFPEAEQIAFSLKVIEKLGYDFQRGRQDKTLHPFMTKFSTGDVRITTRIRENDLNEGLFSTIHETGHALYEQGVNRDFEATPLAGGTSSGVHESQSRLWENMVGRSRHFWRFFYPQLQSQFPTQMRDVPLETFYRAINKVERSLIRTDADEVTYNLHVMIRFDLELQLLEGTLTVRDLPEAWNERYRSDLGIVPPNDSNGVLQDVHWYGGMIGGMFQGYTLGNLMSAQFFQAALQNHPQISTEIEQGNFDTLHNWLKANIYLHGRKYTAAEIVERATGKVLSIEPFILYIRRKFGELYSL
- a CDS encoding riboflavin synthase; amino-acid sequence: MFTGLIQALGTMRPLGGDRFSITCRNSSDAILQDLAAGDSVAVDGVCLTVTDVLPQGFVATASPETLRRTTIGQQFDRLVNLETALRVGSKLGGHFVMGHVDGVGCLQTVEQTATSWEMAFTAPDAIARYIVPKGSIAVNGVSLTIADWNPAINLFKVAVIPLSYAETNLQYLHIGDWVNLEADILGKYVEKLIQSGTHRGVDAALDAVTPAFLAENGYL